One part of the Arabidopsis thaliana chromosome 1 sequence genome encodes these proteins:
- a CDS encoding uncharacterized protein (unknown protein; Has 4 Blast hits to 4 proteins in 2 species: Archae - 0; Bacteria - 0; Metazoa - 0; Fungi - 0; Plants - 4; Viruses - 0; Other Eukaryotes - 0 (source: NCBI BLink).) has translation MDAKEDVRPTGRGGRGVTAKSHVIVTSNMSVRQFLDVKYTTMNLNLFLSLDPIVDDNQNTLIKKDCSGRVDKDKGIVGDAQVFYTNGFKMSAMVTKHTNRSYLNNPTSIRRKLFDDAGVKGSNGVVRFHSVETSNVVTISVVNDFYNNEMGDDGVTNVTGIIRLARSTNGDSN, from the coding sequence ATGGACGCGAAAGAGGACGTGAGACCCACTGGTAGGGGCGGTCGGGGCGTTACAGCAAAATCGCATGTGATTGTTACCAGCAATATGAGTGTAAGGCAATTTTTGGATGTGAAGTATACAACGATGAATCTGAATTTATTTCTGTCCCTTGACCCCATTGTTGATGACAACCAGAACACACTGATTAAAAAGGACTGCTCCGGTCGGGTGGATAAAGACAAAGGGATAGTAGGCGATGCACAAGTCTTTTATACTAATGGCTTCAAAATGTCTGCTATGGTAACAAAACACACCAACCGGAGTTACCTCAACAATCCGACAAGTATAAGGAGAAAATTGTTTGACGACGCTGGTGTTAAGGGTTCTAATGGTGTTGTGCGATTTCACTCTGTAGAAACATCCAACGTTGTGACCATTTCTGTTGTGAATGATTTCTACAACAACGAGATGGGTGACGATGGTGTTACCAATGTTACTGGCATTATAAGACTTGCAAGGAGCACAAACGGAGATTCAAATTGA
- a CDS encoding Terpenoid cyclases/Protein prenyltransferases superfamily protein, producing the protein MEAIRIGFGLPNVHSVPLCLTTTRCLFPRQRLLHSHTPSWKPAKQQDFFVASSSKKSSDDLESSLPTPHFSPSLWGDHFLSVSLNRAVEFDELEREIETTKPLARDKLMSSESSDKEKIRLIHLLVSMGISYHFDKEIQDILKHSFTKLDDIIVGEDDLETISIMFEVFKLYGHKMSCDAFDRFRGNDGRFKESLVRDFRGMLQLFEVAHLGTPCEVIMDEALSFTRNHLESLTSGNASTASPHLLKHIQNSLYIPRYCNIEVLVAREYISYYEQEEGHDEILLKFAKLNFNFCQFHYVQELKTLTKWWRDLDLASKLPYIRDRLVESHLVALGPYFEPHYSLGRIIVAKINMIMVVVDDTYDAYATLPQVKALTECLQRWSIEVSDKLPDYLRIVLGSLFDVMGEIEREMRPLGRLYRVKQVVEKIKIITKAYQEIAKWARTGHVSTFDEYMKVGVLTAGMADYAAYCFIGMEDINEKEAFEWLNSNPLIIKHLTAMFRLANDVGTYETEINRGEVANGLNCYMKQYGVTKEEASRELRKMYVYRKKVVVEEFMNSHDHVPRQVLLRCLNIARIFDVFYTEGDGYSEPKGKIEHFMTSLYLHPIPLS; encoded by the exons ATGGAAGCAATAAGAATAGGTTTTGGTCTCCCTAACGTTCACAGCGTCCCTCTTTGTCTCACTACCACTCGCTGTCTCTTTCCTCGCCAACGTTTGCTTCACAGCCACACTCCTTCTTGGAAACCCGCAAAACAACAAGACTTTTTTGTTGCAAGTTCTTCTAAGAAGAGTAGTGATGATCTTGAGAGTAGTCTTCCAACGCCGCacttttctccttctctttggGGAGATCACTTCCTCTCTGTTTCCCTCAACCGCGCTGTG GAGTTTGATGAGctagaaagagagattgaaactACGAAGCCGCTGGCGAGAGACAAGCTCATGTCTTCTGAAAGCAGCGACAAGGAGAAGATTCGCCTCATCCATTTGCTTGTCAGCATGGGGATCTCTTATCATTTTGATAAGGAGATTCAAGACATCCTTAAACACAGTTTCACAAAGTTAGATGACATTATAGttggagaagatgatttggAAACAATCTCCATCATGTTTGAGGTCTTTAAGCTATACGGTCATAAGATGTCTTGTG ATGCCTTTGATAGATTCAGAGGTAATGATGGGAGGTTCAAGGAGAGTCTAGTCAGAGATTTTAGAGGAATGCTACAGTTGTTCGAAGTTGCGCATCTCGGAACACCCTGTGAAGTTATAATGGACGAAGCACTGAGTTTCACGCGGAATCACTTGGAGTCTTTGACAAGTGGTAACGCATCCACTGCTAGTCCCCATCTCTTGAAGCATATACAAAACTCATTATACATACCTCGATACTGTAACATAGAAGTACTAGTGGcaagagaatatatatcttactacgaacaagaagaaggtCACGACGAGATCCTGCTCAAGTTTGCGAAGCTTAACTTCAACTTTTGCCAGTTTCATTACGTCCAAGAACTCAAAACGCTCACCAA ATGGTGGAGGGACTTAGATCTTGCATCTAAACTACCTTACATTAGGGATAGACTTGTAGAGAGCCATCTCGTGGCTCTGGGACCGTACTTCGAGCCACACTATTCTCTTGGAAGGATCATAGTGGCTAAAATCAACATGATCATGGTTGTTGTGGATGATACATATGACGCATATGCAACCCTTCCCCAAGTTAAAGCTCTTACGGAATGTTTGCAGAG GTGGAGTATTGAGGTCAGTGATAAACTACCAGACTATTTACGAATCGTCCTCGGAAGTTTGTTTGATGTCATGGGAGAGATTGAACGAGAAATGAGACCGTTAGGAAGATTGTACCGTGTGAAACAAGTGGTAGAGAAG ATCAAGATCATTACAAAAGCGTACCAAGAGATAGCAAAGTGGGCACGGACGGGTCATGTATCAACCTTTGACGAGTACATGAAGGTTGGGGTATTGACAGCCGGGATGGCTGATTATGCAGCTTATTGCTTTATAGGAATGGAAGATATCAACGAGAAGGAAGCTTTTGAGTGGCTCAATTCTAATCCCTTAATCATCAAACATCTGACTGCAATGTTCCGTCTAGCAAATGACGTAGGAACCTACGAG aCTGAGATAAACAGAGGAGAGGTGGCTAATGGGCTCAACTGTTACATGAAACAATATGGAGTTACCAAGGAGGAAGCATCCCGAGAGTTGCGTAAAATGTACGTATACCGCAAAAAAGTGGTTGTGGAGGAGTTCATGAACTCACATGATCATGTGCCGCGTCAAGTTCTTCTGCGATGCCTCAACATTGCACGTATCTTCGATGTGTTCTACACGGAAGGTGATGGATACAGTGAACCCAAGGGCAAAATCGAACACTTTATGACATCCTTGTACCTCCACCCTATACCCCTTTCATAA
- a CDS encoding Terpenoid cyclases/Protein prenyltransferases superfamily protein (Terpenoid cyclases/Protein prenyltransferases superfamily protein; FUNCTIONS IN: lyase activity, magnesium ion binding; INVOLVED IN: metabolic process; LOCATED IN: membrane; EXPRESSED IN: 7 plant structures; EXPRESSED DURING: LP.04 four leaves visible, LP.02 two leaves visible, petal differentiation and expansion stage; CONTAINS InterPro DOMAIN/s: Terpene synthase, metal-binding domain (InterPro:IPR005630), Terpenoid synthase (InterPro:IPR008949), Terpenoid cylases/protein prenyltransferase alpha-alpha toroid (InterPro:IPR008930), Terpene synthase-like (InterPro:IPR001906); BEST Arabidopsis thaliana protein match is: Terpenoid cyclases/Protein prenyltransferases superfamily protein (TAIR:AT3G14520.1); Has 1686 Blast hits to 1660 proteins in 177 species: Archae - 0; Bacteria - 0; Metazoa - 0; Fungi - 0; Plants - 1682; Viruses - 0; Other Eukaryotes - 4 (source: NCBI BLink).): MEAIRIGFGLPNVHSVPLCLTTTRCLFPRQRLLHSHTPSWKPAKQQDFFVASSSKKSSDDLESSLPTPHFSPSLWGDHFLSVSLNRAEFDELEREIETTKPLARDKLMSSESSDKEKIRLIHLLVSMGISYHFDKEIQDILKHSFTKLDDIIVGEDDLETISIMFEVFKLYGHKMSCDAFDRFRGNDGRFKESLVRDFRGMLQLFEVAHLGTPCEVIMDEALSFTRNHLESLTSGNASTASPHLLKHIQNSLYIPRYCNIEVLVAREYISYYEQEEGHDEILLKFAKLNFNFCQFHYVQELKTLTKWWRDLDLASKLPYIRDRLVESHLVALGPYFEPHYSLGRIIVAKINMIMVVVDDTYDAYATLPQVKALTECLQRWSIEVSDKLPDYLRIVLGSLFDVMGEIEREMRPLGRLYRVKQVVEKIKIITKAYQEIAKWARTGHVSTFDEYMKVGVLTAGMADYAAYCFIGMEDINEKEAFEWLNSNPLIIKHLTAMFRLANDVGTYETEINRGEVANGLNCYMKQYGVTKEEASRELRKMYVYRKKVVVEEFMNSHDHVPRQVLLRCLNIARIFDVFYTEGDGYSEPKGKIEHFMTSLYLHPIPLS, encoded by the exons ATGGAAGCAATAAGAATAGGTTTTGGTCTCCCTAACGTTCACAGCGTCCCTCTTTGTCTCACTACCACTCGCTGTCTCTTTCCTCGCCAACGTTTGCTTCACAGCCACACTCCTTCTTGGAAACCCGCAAAACAACAAGACTTTTTTGTTGCAAGTTCTTCTAAGAAGAGTAGTGATGATCTTGAGAGTAGTCTTCCAACGCCGCacttttctccttctctttggGGAGATCACTTCCTCTCTGTTTCCCTCAACCGCGCT GAGTTTGATGAGctagaaagagagattgaaactACGAAGCCGCTGGCGAGAGACAAGCTCATGTCTTCTGAAAGCAGCGACAAGGAGAAGATTCGCCTCATCCATTTGCTTGTCAGCATGGGGATCTCTTATCATTTTGATAAGGAGATTCAAGACATCCTTAAACACAGTTTCACAAAGTTAGATGACATTATAGttggagaagatgatttggAAACAATCTCCATCATGTTTGAGGTCTTTAAGCTATACGGTCATAAGATGTCTTGTG ATGCCTTTGATAGATTCAGAGGTAATGATGGGAGGTTCAAGGAGAGTCTAGTCAGAGATTTTAGAGGAATGCTACAGTTGTTCGAAGTTGCGCATCTCGGAACACCCTGTGAAGTTATAATGGACGAAGCACTGAGTTTCACGCGGAATCACTTGGAGTCTTTGACAAGTGGTAACGCATCCACTGCTAGTCCCCATCTCTTGAAGCATATACAAAACTCATTATACATACCTCGATACTGTAACATAGAAGTACTAGTGGcaagagaatatatatcttactacgaacaagaagaaggtCACGACGAGATCCTGCTCAAGTTTGCGAAGCTTAACTTCAACTTTTGCCAGTTTCATTACGTCCAAGAACTCAAAACGCTCACCAA ATGGTGGAGGGACTTAGATCTTGCATCTAAACTACCTTACATTAGGGATAGACTTGTAGAGAGCCATCTCGTGGCTCTGGGACCGTACTTCGAGCCACACTATTCTCTTGGAAGGATCATAGTGGCTAAAATCAACATGATCATGGTTGTTGTGGATGATACATATGACGCATATGCAACCCTTCCCCAAGTTAAAGCTCTTACGGAATGTTTGCAGAG GTGGAGTATTGAGGTCAGTGATAAACTACCAGACTATTTACGAATCGTCCTCGGAAGTTTGTTTGATGTCATGGGAGAGATTGAACGAGAAATGAGACCGTTAGGAAGATTGTACCGTGTGAAACAAGTGGTAGAGAAG ATCAAGATCATTACAAAAGCGTACCAAGAGATAGCAAAGTGGGCACGGACGGGTCATGTATCAACCTTTGACGAGTACATGAAGGTTGGGGTATTGACAGCCGGGATGGCTGATTATGCAGCTTATTGCTTTATAGGAATGGAAGATATCAACGAGAAGGAAGCTTTTGAGTGGCTCAATTCTAATCCCTTAATCATCAAACATCTGACTGCAATGTTCCGTCTAGCAAATGACGTAGGAACCTACGAG aCTGAGATAAACAGAGGAGAGGTGGCTAATGGGCTCAACTGTTACATGAAACAATATGGAGTTACCAAGGAGGAAGCATCCCGAGAGTTGCGTAAAATGTACGTATACCGCAAAAAAGTGGTTGTGGAGGAGTTCATGAACTCACATGATCATGTGCCGCGTCAAGTTCTTCTGCGATGCCTCAACATTGCACGTATCTTCGATGTGTTCTACACGGAAGGTGATGGATACAGTGAACCCAAGGGCAAAATCGAACACTTTATGACATCCTTGTACCTCCACCCTATACCCCTTTCATAA
- a CDS encoding cystic fibrosis transmembrane conductance regulator (unknown protein; LOCATED IN: plasma membrane; EXPRESSED IN: 22 plant structures; EXPRESSED DURING: 13 growth stages; BEST Arabidopsis thaliana protein match is: unknown protein (TAIR:AT2G35585.1); Has 67 Blast hits to 67 proteins in 17 species: Archae - 0; Bacteria - 0; Metazoa - 0; Fungi - 0; Plants - 67; Viruses - 0; Other Eukaryotes - 0 (source: NCBI BLink).), which translates to MVGIFSRFSVGRSTHRRTQSAIDDKEVLAPNSDVIAATTTTATTATHGIEVATEFKPVEHPVEPLDNDLPIQCPLPEPSILNDGRIWKERVSASMRRKGDLQIVKDEAASESDGSAPKPPRPPQPNRSILPSLSAPEHNLLNLLEECNAMPPVTSKNG; encoded by the exons ATGGTTGGTATATTTTCAAGATTCTCTGTTGGTAGAAGCACTCATCGACGAACACAAAGTGCAATC GATGATAAGGAAGTATTGGCTCCAAATTCTGATGTTATTGCAGCAACCACCACAACTGCAACTACTGCTACTCATGGGATTGAAGTAGCTACAGAGTTTAAACCGGTGGAACATCCGGTCGAGCCGTTAGACAACGATCTACCGATTCAGTGTCCATTACCTGAACCATCCATTCTAAAT GATGGGAGAATCTGGAAGGAGAGAGTATCAGCGTCTATGAGGAGAAAAGGTGATTTGCAGATTGTGAAAGATGAGGCTGCTTCTGAGTCTGATGGCTCAGCACCGAAACCGCCTCGCCCGCCTCAGCCAAATCGTTCGATCTTGCCATCACTTAGTGCCCCTGAACACAACTTGCTAAATCTACTAGAAGAATGCAATGCGATGCCACCGGTAACATCTAAGAATGGATGA
- a CDS encoding Terpenoid cyclases/Protein prenyltransferases superfamily protein, protein MEAIRIGFGLPNVHSVPLCLTTTRCLFPRQRLLHSHTPSWKPAKQQDFFVASSSKKSSDDLESSLPTPHFSPSLWGDHFLSVSLNRAVEFDELEREIETTKPLARDKLMSSESSDKEKIRLIHLLVSMGISYHFDKEIQDILKHSFTKLDDIIVGEDDLETISIMFEVFKLYGHKMSCDAFDRFRGNDGRFKESLVRDFRGMLQLFEVAHLGTPCEVIMDEALSFTRNHLESLTSGNASTASPHLLKHIQNSLYIPRYCNIEVLVAREYISYYEQEEGHDEILLKFAKLNFNFCQFHYVQELKTLTKWWRDLDLASKLPYIRDRLVESHLVALGPYFEPHYSLGRIIVAKINMIMVVVDDTYDAYATLPQVKALTECLQRWSIEVSDKLPDYLRIVLGSLFDVMGEIEREMRPLGRLYRVKQVVEKIKIITKAYQEIAKWARTGHVSTFDEYMKVGVLTAGMADYAAYCFIGMEDINEKEAFEWLNSNPLIIKHLTAMFRLANDVGTYEVHCISKGSLGSFLSISHFF, encoded by the exons ATGGAAGCAATAAGAATAGGTTTTGGTCTCCCTAACGTTCACAGCGTCCCTCTTTGTCTCACTACCACTCGCTGTCTCTTTCCTCGCCAACGTTTGCTTCACAGCCACACTCCTTCTTGGAAACCCGCAAAACAACAAGACTTTTTTGTTGCAAGTTCTTCTAAGAAGAGTAGTGATGATCTTGAGAGTAGTCTTCCAACGCCGCacttttctccttctctttggGGAGATCACTTCCTCTCTGTTTCCCTCAACCGCGCTGTG GAGTTTGATGAGctagaaagagagattgaaactACGAAGCCGCTGGCGAGAGACAAGCTCATGTCTTCTGAAAGCAGCGACAAGGAGAAGATTCGCCTCATCCATTTGCTTGTCAGCATGGGGATCTCTTATCATTTTGATAAGGAGATTCAAGACATCCTTAAACACAGTTTCACAAAGTTAGATGACATTATAGttggagaagatgatttggAAACAATCTCCATCATGTTTGAGGTCTTTAAGCTATACGGTCATAAGATGTCTTGTG ATGCCTTTGATAGATTCAGAGGTAATGATGGGAGGTTCAAGGAGAGTCTAGTCAGAGATTTTAGAGGAATGCTACAGTTGTTCGAAGTTGCGCATCTCGGAACACCCTGTGAAGTTATAATGGACGAAGCACTGAGTTTCACGCGGAATCACTTGGAGTCTTTGACAAGTGGTAACGCATCCACTGCTAGTCCCCATCTCTTGAAGCATATACAAAACTCATTATACATACCTCGATACTGTAACATAGAAGTACTAGTGGcaagagaatatatatcttactacgaacaagaagaaggtCACGACGAGATCCTGCTCAAGTTTGCGAAGCTTAACTTCAACTTTTGCCAGTTTCATTACGTCCAAGAACTCAAAACGCTCACCAA ATGGTGGAGGGACTTAGATCTTGCATCTAAACTACCTTACATTAGGGATAGACTTGTAGAGAGCCATCTCGTGGCTCTGGGACCGTACTTCGAGCCACACTATTCTCTTGGAAGGATCATAGTGGCTAAAATCAACATGATCATGGTTGTTGTGGATGATACATATGACGCATATGCAACCCTTCCCCAAGTTAAAGCTCTTACGGAATGTTTGCAGAG GTGGAGTATTGAGGTCAGTGATAAACTACCAGACTATTTACGAATCGTCCTCGGAAGTTTGTTTGATGTCATGGGAGAGATTGAACGAGAAATGAGACCGTTAGGAAGATTGTACCGTGTGAAACAAGTGGTAGAGAAG ATCAAGATCATTACAAAAGCGTACCAAGAGATAGCAAAGTGGGCACGGACGGGTCATGTATCAACCTTTGACGAGTACATGAAGGTTGGGGTATTGACAGCCGGGATGGCTGATTATGCAGCTTATTGCTTTATAGGAATGGAAGATATCAACGAGAAGGAAGCTTTTGAGTGGCTCAATTCTAATCCCTTAATCATCAAACATCTGACTGCAATGTTCCGTCTAGCAAATGACGTAGGAACCTACGAGGTACACTGCATATCAAAGGGATCTCttggttcttttctttctatttccCACTTCTTTTAG